Genomic DNA from Filimonas effusa:
CGGTGGTGTCGCCGGTATCGATGATCTTCACGCCCTCCATAAAATAGGATGCAGTGGTGTTATCATTGGTAAAGCCATTTATGAAGGACGTATATCGCTCGGTGAACTCAAATACTTTACACACTAAGTGTGGCTGTTGATTTGCTTTTTAATATAAAATTGTAAAGTGTGCTAGCAAAACGTATTATACCCTGCCTCGATATCAAAGACGGCAGAACTGTAAAGGGGGTCAACTTCGAAAGCCTGCGTGATGCCGGTGATCCCGTTGAACTGGGTGCCTTATATGCACAGCAGGGAGCCGACGAACTGGTATTCCTGGATATTACGGCAACCGTTGAAAAACGGAAGACTTTAAGCGAACTCGTGAACAGGATCTCCCATAAGATCAATATTCCCTTCACTGTAGGCGGAGGCATCAGCAGTGTCGATGATGTACAGGTGCTGCTGCAGAATGGAGCAGATAAGATTTCTGTGAATACTGCCGCCTTCCGCAATCCCCAACTGATAACAAACCTGGAAAAGGAATTCGGCAGCCAGTGTGTGGTACTCGCCATCGATACGCGCCTGGAAGACGATGGCGAATGGTATGTGTACCTGAACGGCGGTCGCGTGAAAACAGATACCAGGTGTGTCGATTGGGCAAAACAGGCAGTAGACCTCGGCGCCGGTGAAATATTGCTCACCTCCATGAACCACGATGGAACCAAACAGGGCTTCGCGCTCGATATTACCCGCACGCTGGCCGATAGTTTGCCCGTTCCCATCATCGCGTCGGGCGGCGGTGGAAATATGCAGCATTTCGAAACAGTGTTCTCCGAAGCTCATGCCGATGCAGCTCTTGCTGCCAGTATCTTCCACTTTAAGGAGATCGCAATCCCTGAATTGAAAACCTATCTGAAAGGCTGTAACATTCCTGTAAGATTATAAATTTGTACGTGTTTATGAAAATCGATTTTGATAAATATGCCGATGGCCTGGTGCCAGCTGTAATACAGGATGCCAGTTCCGGTAAAGTGCTTATGTTGGGCTTTATGAACAGCGAAGCCGTTCAACAGACAAAGGATACCGGTAAGGTTACTTTTTTCAGCCGTAGCAAACAAAGGTTATGGACAAAAGGAGAGGAGAGTGGTAATTTTCTGTTGTTACAGCAAATGGAAGTAGACTGCGATAACGATACGTTACTCATAAAAGCGCAGCCCGTAGGGCCCGTTTGTCACACCGGCGCCGATACCTGCTGGAACGAATCCAATCCTTCCCTCCATCCCGGCGATCATAGCTTCTTAGCACAGTTGGAGCAGATTATTCAGCAACGCCGCCAGGTTTCCCCCGAGGAATCTTACGTTGCCAGGTTATTCCAGAAAGGATTAAACAAAATAGCCCAGAAAGTAGGAGAGGAAGCAGTGGAAGTGGTGATCGAGGCTAAAGACAATAACGACGATTTGTTTAAAAATGAATCGGCAGACCTGCTGTTCCACTACCTGTTACTGTTAAATGCCAAAGGCTTTAGCCTTAGCGATATCATAGCCGTATTGCAGGAACGTCATGAAAAAAAGTAAAATAATGTAATGCGACCCTTACGCCCCGCAGGTTTCAGCTTTGCGGGGCGTTTTGTAATATCCCCCTTCCGTCTATTTTCCCTATTTTAGTTGCACAAGAGCCAATGATATGATCAATAAATACCTGAAATGCACAGCAGGCTACCTGTCACTATTTGCTTTCACCCAGGCCGCTGCCCAGCAGGGATTTACGATCTCGGGTCAGTTGAAAGACATTCCCGACCAAACCCTGGTTTACCTGGCAGGCGCCAATGAAAATGATACCCTCGCCAGCACCTATGTTAAAAATGGTGCTTTCAAACTCCAGGGACAGGCTCCTGATATCGATACCAGGTTGCTTGCTTTCCCGGCACTGAATAAAAGAACCATCCTCTTCATGGGTAATGAAAATATTGCCTTGTCAGGTTCTGTCAACGATCTGGCAAATATTACGGTTGCCGGGGCTATAGCCCACAACGATTATGAAGAGTTCCTATACTACCTCAAACCATTATCCGATTACGTCGCATTTTATAACAAACAAGTGCAGGAAGCTCGTAACGTCATGATCCGCGATTCCGCCATGCCTAAGCTCAATACTGCCTTTATGATCTGGCAAACCAGTATAGATCGCTTTATTGAAAGAAAGAATCAATCTCCCATGTCCGCCCTGTTGCTGGCATATAGCTTCGATACCGACCCCAACAAAGACTTGTCGCTCCTGGAACGTCGTTTCGCCATCTTGCAGGGTGCAGCGCTCGGCAACCGTTTTGCCACCGGCATCCGTCAGGTAATTGCTGAAGGAAAAATAGGAGCCGTTGGAACGCAGGCTATCAATTTTACCCAAAACGATGTGAACGGTAAACCCGTTTCTCTTTCCCAGTTTAAAGGTAAATATGTGCTGGTCGATTTCTGGGCCAGTTGGTGCGGCCCCTGCCGGGCCGAGAACCCTACAGTAGTCGCTGCCTTTAATCGTTTTAAAAACAAGAATTTTACTGTCCTCGGAGTTTCTCTTGACCAGAGCAAAGACGCCTGGCTCAATGCCATCAAAGCAGACAATCTTACCTGGCCGCAGGTCAGCGACCTGCAATCCTGGAATAACGCAGTAGCCAGAACCTACCGCATCTCCCAGATCCCTCAAAATATCCTCGTAGATCCCACAGGCAAAATAGTCGCTAAAAACCTTCGTGGAGAAGCCCTGCTCCGGAAACTGGATGAATTATTAAAGTAAAACAGCCATAAAAAAAGCCGGAGCAAAACGCTCCGGCTTTTCAGTTATATAAACAGGCTACCATGCCTGCCCTGGTCGGCTACCACTTGATTCCGCCATACTCCCCTTCATCAAAGCCCAGCGCAACAACCTTCCCGTCCAATTCAATCAGAGGACGTTTAATAACACTGGTTTTTGCCTCCATAAGAGCGATCGCGGCTTTTTCATTGGTCACCGCAGCTTGTTCCGCAGCATCAAGCTGACGCCAGGTAGTGCCTTTCTTGTTAACAAGCGCTTCCCAGCCCTTTTGTTGAGCCCATGATTTCAGGTGAGAGGCATCAATTCCTTTCTTCTTGTAATCATGAAACGCATAAGGAACATCGTTGGCCTTTAACCAGTCAAGCGCTTTCTTTACCGTATTACAATTGGGTATTCCGTAAACCGTATACATATTGATCTCCTCTGGTTCTATCCTTTTACAGTAAAGCTTACAGCATGATCGCCCCATAACAGGGTTACTTTGCCCTCTTTGTTAATGGTGTAAGTAAGTGTTTCGGTAAAGCCCGGTGCTTTGCCGCCTTTTACTTTTACTTGTAAAGCATCTTCACCTTTGTTCTTCTCATATTGAAAAGCGCCGAAGGTATCCCATACTTTGTTAAAGATCAATGTCCATTCGTCATTGTTTTCAATAACGAAGAACGCATACTTGCCGGCAGCCAGAGGCTGGCCTTCAACTTTTACGGCTTTGCTCACTTCAAATACAGTGGCTTTATTCGCACCCGCACGCCAGATCTTGCCAGGCAATGGCTCCAGGTCTTTACCTATCGTCCTGCCTTTTACCGATGGACGGCTGTATACGATCTTGACAGCTGTGCCTTTGCTGATAGTTGCGCTCACGCTGTCTAAGGGACTGGCGGGTTTTTTATTTTGAGCTACGGCAACGGTAGCCAGCATCACCAGGCAGGTGAGCATACATAGAACCTGTTTCATAGTTTTCATTCTTTTAGGTTAATTATTGATGAGTGTGATTCTACAAAAGCTGGCGCTTGTAAAGCTGAACCGCATTTTCATAACCCAGGTATAAAGCATCGCAAACCAATGCATGGCCTATCGATACCTCATCAAGCCAGGGTATGTTTTTCTTGAAAAACTGCAGGTTATAAAGGTCCAGGTCGTGACCCGCATTGATGCCTAGCTTCAGTTCCTTCGCCTTTTGTGCTGCAGCTATATAAGGTGCTATCGCCTTCTCCTTATTGCTTTCGAAACGGCGCGCATAACCTTCGGTATATAATTCTATGCGGTCAGTACCGGTTTTGGCAGCGCCTTCTACCATCTCTACTACAGGATCTACAAAGATGCTGACCCTGATACCCGCTTTCTTGAATAAAGCGATCTTCTCCGTAAGATAAGCCTGGTGTTCTATGGTATTCCAGCCATGATCGCTGGTAAGCTGTCCCAATGCATCAGGCACCAGCGTTACCTGCTCAGGTTTCACCTCTAATACCAGGTCTATGAACTTCTGCTCACTGCAATTGCCTTCAATATTGAACTCAGTGCCTATGATCTTCTTGATATCGCGCACATCCTTATAACGGATATGACGCTCATCAGGACGGGGATGTACGGTAACTCCATCAGCGCCGAAACGCTGGGCGTCTATTGCTGCCTTTACAACATCGGGATTATTTCCGCTACGGCTGTTTCGTAGCGTCGCAAATTTGTTGATATTGACTGACAGCTTGGTACTATGGCTCATATCGTGTGATTACGTTTTTGTGTTACCCGACTTTGACTTTTATGACGACTTTCTTTACAAAGGCAGGGCTGCTCACCTGGATATTGGGCATATGAAGATCCCCGGGATAAAAAATGGCAAACATACCTGCTCTTAATACGGAGAAAAAATCAGGCGTTTCACCAAATAACATAAAATCCTTGGCCGGATCATATTCTTTCGAAGGCGTTTGCGATGTTAAAAAACCATGCCCCATACGCTCTTCCCCTTTTACAATATATTGTATGTCGATGTGTTCCTTGTGAGCTTCCATCTGTTCCCCTGCAGGGTCAATACTGTCATATTCGTTCACAATCGCGAAAACAGTATCCCCGTCTATCTCATGTTTTCCTTTTGCAAGATCTTCCAGCGTATTGTTTTGTAAGAACTGAAAGGCTTTCTCAAAACGACTCCCGGCTGTATAATACAGAGGGGCATTAGCTAATGTATCTATTATCATGTCCTGTTAATTGTCTCCAAACCTACATTAATTTGATATACCACAGGCCTTTTACCCTCTTTTTGTAGGGGAAATGATAACCATTGACGCTGAAACGCAGGATTAGCAAAACTTTTCGGCCTTCAATTTGGCAGGACGGCGCAGAATGGTATTTTTGTCAGGCTTAATTAAAAAAAACATGGGTTGGATTATATTCATTGTCTACATTTTAGGTTGGCATATCGGTCTTTATGGCATGTTCAAAAAAGCGGGTATCGCACCTTGGAAAGCACTGATCCCCTTCTATAACACCTGGTTCATCGTTGAAAGAACAGGTATCAAAAAGGTTTGGTTCTGGTTACAGTTCTTACCTATAGCAGGCCAGTTTATCACCATATGGATCACGATTATCTGGGTAATGCACTTTGGTAAGTTTACTTTGCTGCAGCACGCACTGGCCGTTTTTGTGCCTTTTATATACCTCCCTTACCTCGGCTTCTCCGAAAATGAGAAATATGGCGGACCGGAAGTAGTAAAAAAATATAAAAAGTCCGGTGCCAGGGAATGGATCGACGCTGCGGTGTTTGCCATCGTTGCCGCTACCATCATCCGCACCTTCATTTTCGAAGCATATACCATCCCAACGGGTAGTATGGAGAAAACATTGCTTATCAATGATTTCCTTTTCGTAAATAAAATGAGCTACGGACCGCGTATCCCGCAAACGCCTATCAGTTTCCCTTTTGTGCATAACACCATGCCGGCTTCTCCAACTACACCTTCCTATACTACACTGGTGCAGTTGCCGTATAAGCGCCTTCCTGGCCCCGGATTTGTAAAAAGGAACGATGTGGTCGTGTTTAACTTCCCTGCCGGTGATACCATCATCAACCTGCCGGATTACGGTTCTGCAAAACCTTATTACGATGTCCTGCGCGAACGCTACCATGGCGACAGGGCCGCACTCGAAGCAGAATACCCGGTGATCGTTCACCCCATGGATAAAACAGATAACTACATCAAAAGATGTGTGGCTGTGGCTGGCGACGATATCTTTATCAAAGACGGCGTACTGTTCGTAAACAATCAGCCCGCCTTTATTCCACCGCATTCACAAATCGACTATAAGATCGTAACAAACGGCACGCCTGTAAGCGACGATTTTCTCAGAGATGAACTGGGCTTCGACGACACTGCCGAAGGGGATGTTATCAGAGGTAGCAGCGATACAACACAGTACCTGAATCTTACCCCGGAAGAAGCCGGTAAGATCAGGAAACTGCCTAACGTGAGATCTGTTACCCTTGAACCTTATTATGGTACCGGCGTATTCCCCTACGATAAGTTCCATACCTGGAACGTAGATAACTTTGGCCCGCTGCATATCCCTGCAAAAGGAGAAACAG
This window encodes:
- the hisF gene encoding imidazole glycerol phosphate synthase subunit HisF, with the translated sequence MLAKRIIPCLDIKDGRTVKGVNFESLRDAGDPVELGALYAQQGADELVFLDITATVEKRKTLSELVNRISHKINIPFTVGGGISSVDDVQVLLQNGADKISVNTAAFRNPQLITNLEKEFGSQCVVLAIDTRLEDDGEWYVYLNGGRVKTDTRCVDWAKQAVDLGAGEILLTSMNHDGTKQGFALDITRTLADSLPVPIIASGGGGNMQHFETVFSEAHADAALAASIFHFKEIAIPELKTYLKGCNIPVRL
- the hisIE gene encoding bifunctional phosphoribosyl-AMP cyclohydrolase/phosphoribosyl-ATP diphosphatase HisIE, producing the protein MKIDFDKYADGLVPAVIQDASSGKVLMLGFMNSEAVQQTKDTGKVTFFSRSKQRLWTKGEESGNFLLLQQMEVDCDNDTLLIKAQPVGPVCHTGADTCWNESNPSLHPGDHSFLAQLEQIIQQRRQVSPEESYVARLFQKGLNKIAQKVGEEAVEVVIEAKDNNDDLFKNESADLLFHYLLLLNAKGFSLSDIIAVLQERHEKK
- a CDS encoding YhcH/YjgK/YiaL family protein, with amino-acid sequence MIIDTLANAPLYYTAGSRFEKAFQFLQNNTLEDLAKGKHEIDGDTVFAIVNEYDSIDPAGEQMEAHKEHIDIQYIVKGEERMGHGFLTSQTPSKEYDPAKDFMLFGETPDFFSVLRAGMFAIFYPGDLHMPNIQVSSPAFVKKVVIKVKVG
- a CDS encoding DUF2911 domain-containing protein: MKQVLCMLTCLVMLATVAVAQNKKPASPLDSVSATISKGTAVKIVYSRPSVKGRTIGKDLEPLPGKIWRAGANKATVFEVSKAVKVEGQPLAAGKYAFFVIENNDEWTLIFNKVWDTFGAFQYEKNKGEDALQVKVKGGKAPGFTETLTYTINKEGKVTLLWGDHAVSFTVKG
- the lepB gene encoding signal peptidase I; the protein is MGWIIFIVYILGWHIGLYGMFKKAGIAPWKALIPFYNTWFIVERTGIKKVWFWLQFLPIAGQFITIWITIIWVMHFGKFTLLQHALAVFVPFIYLPYLGFSENEKYGGPEVVKKYKKSGAREWIDAAVFAIVAATIIRTFIFEAYTIPTGSMEKTLLINDFLFVNKMSYGPRIPQTPISFPFVHNTMPASPTTPSYTTLVQLPYKRLPGPGFVKRNDVVVFNFPAGDTIINLPDYGSAKPYYDVLRERYHGDRAALEAEYPVIVHPMDKTDNYIKRCVAVAGDDIFIKDGVLFVNNQPAFIPPHSQIDYKIVTNGTPVSDDFLRDELGFDDTAEGDVIRGSSDTTQYLNLTPEEAGKIRKLPNVRSVTLEPYYGTGVFPYDKFHTWNVDNFGPLHIPAKGETVTLTPENVEIYRRVINTYEHNTLEENNGQYIINGVATNKYTFKYNYYWMMGDNRHRSQDSRFWGFVPETHIVGKASLIWFSWKNGPRWSRLFRSIK
- a CDS encoding TlpA disulfide reductase family protein, giving the protein MINKYLKCTAGYLSLFAFTQAAAQQGFTISGQLKDIPDQTLVYLAGANENDTLASTYVKNGAFKLQGQAPDIDTRLLAFPALNKRTILFMGNENIALSGSVNDLANITVAGAIAHNDYEEFLYYLKPLSDYVAFYNKQVQEARNVMIRDSAMPKLNTAFMIWQTSIDRFIERKNQSPMSALLLAYSFDTDPNKDLSLLERRFAILQGAALGNRFATGIRQVIAEGKIGAVGTQAINFTQNDVNGKPVSLSQFKGKYVLVDFWASWCGPCRAENPTVVAAFNRFKNKNFTVLGVSLDQSKDAWLNAIKADNLTWPQVSDLQSWNNAVARTYRISQIPQNILVDPTGKIVAKNLRGEALLRKLDELLK
- a CDS encoding ArsC family reductase, translating into MYTVYGIPNCNTVKKALDWLKANDVPYAFHDYKKKGIDASHLKSWAQQKGWEALVNKKGTTWRQLDAAEQAAVTNEKAAIALMEAKTSVIKRPLIELDGKVVALGFDEGEYGGIKW
- a CDS encoding pyridoxine 5'-phosphate synthase, with the translated sequence MSHSTKLSVNINKFATLRNSRSGNNPDVVKAAIDAQRFGADGVTVHPRPDERHIRYKDVRDIKKIIGTEFNIEGNCSEQKFIDLVLEVKPEQVTLVPDALGQLTSDHGWNTIEHQAYLTEKIALFKKAGIRVSIFVDPVVEMVEGAAKTGTDRIELYTEGYARRFESNKEKAIAPYIAAAQKAKELKLGINAGHDLDLYNLQFFKKNIPWLDEVSIGHALVCDALYLGYENAVQLYKRQLL